Proteins from a single region of Cydia splendana chromosome 9, ilCydSple1.2, whole genome shotgun sequence:
- the LOC134793958 gene encoding leucine-rich repeat-containing protein 74A-like, with amino-acid sequence MSSSGSAETVEVLQLKAQASVESVEPSMSEWSSLVIHVEPPNPKRVLYEEGLYDPGSGEICAGYVAQSDSAVFRHAYYSYPCVSDPGISHALLGPAPKPFYSDDGQELYLALCKQMNQTPVRIFHRALLGTKADLSYYCVNPYGIQAMTKSLVNNKTLTSIDLTDNFLNDDACFHLGELLTTNTILTELNLAGCRIGPSGALRLCAGLPNNKGLMVLNLSRNQLGDAGTDHFSQAIFSKSDVREVNLSSNGISGKGAQTLSEALEWNNHITHLDLSRNLLYSFPSGLYNLLIELSNSQLLKYMNLSWNSLSGTKLSDGIKQIFKAKNLQHLDISNNRLSTTEVAMDLTVFMAKPKKMVTYNVSYNPIKSTDSILFINKLQSKFVKIQKLYMDGITVNVDFIKKINVMKLLPNKQNVEVTYGYVEGLHKAASPDPRETTLNRVEFICKKPKKNKVDIALVIYQLLKEGKNILDTKEFTEAIEFAGVSLDDGLIAELACIFPGPTSKKGAKRVNIAMMGEYMKRKWPERKLPPTPPPEPEPEPIPIPQKEKKGKEAKGKGKGKK; translated from the coding sequence ATGTCTAGCAGCGGGTCTGCTGAGACCGTGGAAGTCTTACAACTAAAAGCCCAAGCGTCCGTGGAGTCAGTTGAACCCTCCATGTCTGAATGGTCTTCACTCGTCATCCATGTAGAACCCCCTAATCCGAAGAGAGTACTATACGAAGAGGGTCTCTACGACCCAGGAAGTGGAGAAATATGTGCCGGTTACGTCGCCCAGTCTGACAGCGCAGTCTTCAGACATGCTTACTACAGTTACCCCTGCGTCTCCGACCCTGGGATATCACACGCGTTATTAGGACCAGCACCTAAACCCTTCTACTCTGACGACGGCCAAGAACTGTACCTAGCTTTATGTAAACAGATGAATCAGACCCCGGTTCGAATTTTCCACAGAGCGCTGCTCGGAACTAAGGCAGACTTGAGCTATTACTGCGTTAATCCTTACGGCATCCAAGCTATGACCAAGAGTCTAGTCAACAATAAAACGCTTACCAGCATTGATTTGACGGACAACTTTTTAAACGACGACGCCTGCTTCCATTTAGGTGAGTTGTTAACGACTAATACCATTTTAACTGAGTTAAATCTTGCGGGATGTAGGATTGGGCCGAGCGGAGCTCTGAGGCTATGTGCGGGACTGCCAAACAACAAGGGTTTAATGGTGCTCAATCTCAGTCGGAATCAGTTGGGTGATGCCGGTACTGATCACTTCTCTCAAGCTATATTCTCCAAATCTGATGTTCGGGAAGTTAATCTTTCCAGCAATGGTATCAGCGGAAAAGGTGCACAAACTCTCTCTGAGGCTTTAGAGTGGAACAACCATATAACTCACTTAGACCTATCCCGCAACCTTCTGTATTCCTTCCCTTCCGGACTCTACAACCTACTCATTGAGTTAAGCAACAGCCAGTTACTTAAATATATGAACCTATCATGGAACAGTTTAAGCGGCACCAAATTATCTGACGGTATAAAACAGATTTTCAAGGCAAAAAACTTGCAACATTTAGATATCAGTAATAACAGGCTATCGACCACAGAAGTCGCAATGGACCTGACTGTTTTTATGGCAAAACCCAAGAAAATGGTCACTTATAACGTTTCATACAACCCGATTAAGTCGACGGATTCCATactctttataaataaattacaatccAAGTTTGTTAAAATACAGAAACTTTATATGGATGGTATTACTGTAAATGTagactttataaaaaaaataaacgttatGAAGTTATTACCAAATAAACAAAACGTAGAAGTAACTTACGGATATGTAGAAGGATTACACAAGGCAGCAAGTCCAGACCCAAGAGAAACGACGCTGAACAGAGTAGAGTTTATTTGCAAGAAGCCTAAGAAAAATAAAGTGGATATAGCGCTAGTGATTTACCAACTACTGAAGGAGGGAAAAAATATACTAGATACTAAGGAATTTACTGAAGCGATTGAATTTGCAGGAGTTTCTTTAGATGACGGGCTTATAGCAGAGTTGGCTTGCATTTTCCCTGGGCCTACCTCTAAAAAGGGGGCAAAGAGGGTTAATATTGCGATGATGGGGGAGTATATGAAGAGGAAGTGGCCTGAGAGGAAGCTGCCACCGACGCCGCCGCCTGAACCGGAACCGGAGCCAATCCCTATTCCACAGAAGGAGAAGAAAGGGAAAGAAGCTAAGGGGAAGGGAAAGGGAAAGAAGTAG